In the Telopea speciosissima isolate NSW1024214 ecotype Mountain lineage chromosome 2, Tspe_v1, whole genome shotgun sequence genome, one interval contains:
- the LOC122649490 gene encoding tyrosine--tRNA ligase 1, cytoplasmic-like, whose product MADEEKVSQNMQSLSVNSAAQEPSSSNSNQGTGMTLEERFQIIRSIGEECIQEDELLNLLAKKPGIICYDGFEPSGRMHIAQGVMKAINVNKLTSAGCKVKIWVADWFAQLNNKMGGDMKKIKAVGDYLIEIWKSVGMDLEGDKVEFLWSSKEINARADEYWPLVMDIARRNKLPRILRCSQIMGRNEQEELTAAQIFYPCMQCADIFFLKADICQLGMDQRKVNMLAREYCDDIKRKNKPIILSHHMLPGLQQGQEKMSKSDPSSSIFMEDEAAEVNLKIKKAYCPPMVVEGNPCLEYIKYIILPCFGEFTVERDAANGGGKTFKSYEEIATDYEKGELHPADLKPALSKSLNKILQPVRDHFANDATARDLLKKVKSYRVSR is encoded by the exons ATGGCAGACGAAGAGAAAGTATCTCAGAACATGCAGTCCCTGTCGGTGAATTCAGCGGCTCAAGAGCCATCTTCAAGCAATTCGAATCAAGGGACTGG GATGACATTAGAGGAGAGATTTCAGATTATAAGGAGTATTGGAGAAGAATGTATACAAGAGGATGAGTTGTTGAATCTGCTCGCCAAGAAGCCAGGAATTATTTGCTATGATGGCTTTGAACCCTCTGGGAGAATGCACATTgctcag GGGGTTATGAAGGCAATAAATGTGAACAAACTAACATCTgctggatgcaaagtaaagatATGGGTTGCAGATTGGTTTGCACAGCTAAACAACAAAATGGGAGGTGATATGAAGAAAATTAAAGCTGTTGGAGATTACTTGATTGAGATTTGGAAATCTGTGGGAATGGATCTCGAAGGAGATAAGGTGGAATTTTTGTGGTCGTCAAAAGAAATTAATGCGCGGGCAGATGAGTACTGGCCTCTTGTGATGGATATAGCTCGGAGGAACAAGCTTCCAAGGATATTAAG GTGTTCTCAAATTATGGGTCGTAATGAGCAGGAAGAATTGACAGCTGCACAGATTTTTTATCCATGCATGCAGTGTGCCGACATATTCTTCCTGAAG GCTGACATCTGCCAGTTGGGCATGGATCAGCGGAAGGTAAACATGCTTGCCAGAGAATATTGTGATGACATCAAAAGGAAGAACAAGCCTATCATCTTGTCACACC ACATGCTGCCTGGTTTGCAACAAGGGCAAGAGAAGATGTCCAAAAGTGATCCATCATCTTCAATCTTTATGGAGGATGAAGCG GCAGAAGTCAATCTGAAGATAAAAAAAGCTTACTGCCCCCCGATGGTCGTTGAAGGGAATCCTTGTTTAGAGTACATTAAGTACATAATCTTGCCATGTTTTGGTGAGTTTACAGTAGAGCGAGATGCAGCAAATGGTGGGGGCAA GACCTTCAAAAGCTATGAAGAAATTGCTACTGACTATGAAAAAGGAGAACTACATCCAGCAGACCTCAAACCTGCTCTATCAAAGtctttaaataaaattttgcaG CCTGTGAGAGATCATTTTGCAAATGATGCTACTGCCAGGGATCTACTGAAAAAAGTTAAA TCTTACAGAGTAAGCAGGTGA